In Candidatus Hydrogenedentota bacterium, a single window of DNA contains:
- a CDS encoding alpha/beta fold hydrolase: MLRRVPTVFCALAVAAIVTLLLVKAYSDRHFYDGYDPHIPLKASATPLEAVTGTVEAFHQTLPARFRRQRIEFEARPGETVPAILTLPVDAAGPMPAIVLLHGSHQEKEFVQEICTPFNEAGFAMVCFDQYMRGERKVHGNFLRIAAAFRERCWKTVHDTRRLVDYLVTRPDIDANRIYLVGASYGAITGTAVLAQEKRFKAAVLVVGGGNLRLLAKAPEVRRELPGWLLPAAGPLLGFIIGPADPVLHAPGVSGIPVLMQNGSKDGVVIPESGEALFAALGEPKELRWYPINHPDREENGAEVVKMLLDGLEWLRALDAASMSAPPPP, translated from the coding sequence ATGTTGCGTCGTGTCCCGACCGTTTTCTGCGCGTTGGCTGTCGCGGCGATCGTGACGCTGCTGCTGGTCAAGGCCTACTCCGACCGCCACTTCTACGACGGCTACGACCCGCACATTCCGTTGAAGGCAAGCGCAACTCCCCTCGAAGCCGTAACCGGGACAGTCGAGGCATTTCATCAGACCCTGCCGGCGCGATTCCGCCGCCAGCGTATCGAATTTGAAGCCCGGCCCGGCGAAACCGTGCCCGCCATTCTCACGCTGCCCGTGGACGCGGCAGGCCCCATGCCCGCGATCGTTCTGCTGCATGGCAGCCACCAGGAAAAGGAATTCGTCCAAGAAATCTGCACGCCCTTCAATGAAGCCGGGTTTGCGATGGTCTGTTTCGACCAGTACATGCGCGGCGAGCGCAAGGTCCACGGCAATTTCCTGAGAATAGCCGCCGCATTTCGCGAACGCTGCTGGAAGACCGTGCACGACACTCGCCGGCTTGTCGACTATCTCGTCACGCGTCCCGATATCGACGCGAACCGCATCTACCTCGTGGGAGCCAGCTACGGCGCGATCACGGGCACCGCCGTGCTCGCGCAGGAAAAGCGCTTCAAGGCCGCCGTGCTCGTGGTCGGCGGCGGCAACCTGCGCCTGCTCGCCAAGGCACCCGAGGTGCGCCGGGAATTGCCCGGCTGGCTCCTGCCCGCGGCGGGGCCGCTGCTCGGTTTCATCATCGGCCCCGCGGATCCCGTGCTGCACGCGCCAGGAGTCTCGGGCATTCCCGTGCTGATGCAGAACGGGTCGAAAGACGGCGTGGTCATTCCCGAATCCGGCGAGGCCCTGTTTGCGGCGCTCGGCGAGCCGAAGGAACTGCGGTGGTACCCGATCAATCATCCGGACCGCGAAGAAAACGGCGCGGAAGTGGTGAAGATGCTCCTCGACGGCCTGGAATGGCTGCGCGCCCTTGACGCGGCGTCCATGAGTGCGCCGCCGCCACCGTGA
- a CDS encoding DUF4838 domain-containing protein — MKRLCGAVALVLAFAGLTAAQPNSQGWAGLGVFGNFHVVVPHDATPAEQMAASALKLYWRERTAYELTISAENEGDMNMWVGRSALGVELAARDELEALGPGGFLLRTFTPSRREQEMGARKQLLLTSLTDAGALHAAYEFLDRYLGVRWLAPGVTATPRTAFAINEFELLFRPCFAHRSTGYSALWSMDAAEYLRAHKLDEPAPPEGLATGTFFTLLPPERFFAERPGYYAEIDGRRAAALALAGGETPTQLCCTNQEAAETLIAELLALLRAPADTLDDVQRARRDAVLAQGGERLVVVAPMPWAGACECAECRALEQQENSAAAPLLRLVNSVSERVKEAFPGGGYRVATFCAGVRRRPPAQLRPCQDVVVFLGADGCDMGRPADGAGSLPNAAFARDLKAWSAITPDLRIWNYAGNQENPLRLHPDLHVYRQNGLFYDQYNVSGVHVQARAPGVNAPAEIDALRAYVLAKALWDPDFPWEQARDDFISRYYGPPGAALRGALGLVAERARKSGAYLHPRQDGSWLDSGTAAAALTMLDQALAEAPMGDRRNRLEIARLPFTYAAMTCPPQATADGGRLVLERPSCEDWSVFAGRLRELGPGMEPVIAQCAGASDNGLAPRREEMPLVVLENGRLLVWLAPLLDGRLVRCVDKATGNDLVKNPFGQVPDTLFWREWDFAAGVSGAPAAPRYEVVARDATSAVLRGTTAQGLTLERRIALDVNENALTVVLEISNGTDREAAPAIGLRASFETQALLTPDIRANWNGAWTRLSGEDNPLGPLWNARAHRLSGVRAWNVQAQGEISVTSAFTCSGADAGRPFYCQYDPRHQRVVLDFPPVETLAPGASATVEVRYAVAAEPPATREDKPLWRL; from the coding sequence GTGAAACGCCTCTGTGGCGCAGTTGCGCTGGTTCTTGCGTTTGCCGGGCTGACCGCCGCGCAGCCGAACAGCCAGGGCTGGGCCGGTTTGGGCGTTTTCGGAAATTTCCATGTTGTCGTTCCGCACGACGCGACGCCCGCGGAGCAGATGGCCGCGTCCGCGCTGAAGCTGTATTGGCGCGAGCGCACCGCGTATGAACTGACCATAAGCGCCGAGAATGAAGGCGACATGAACATGTGGGTCGGGCGAAGCGCGCTCGGCGTCGAACTCGCCGCGCGCGACGAACTCGAAGCGCTCGGCCCCGGCGGCTTTCTGCTACGCACATTCACCCCGTCCCGCCGTGAACAGGAAATGGGCGCGCGAAAGCAGCTGCTTCTCACAAGCCTGACGGACGCGGGCGCGCTGCATGCTGCCTACGAGTTTCTCGACCGGTATCTGGGCGTGCGATGGCTTGCGCCCGGGGTGACGGCTACGCCGCGCACCGCGTTCGCCATCAACGAGTTCGAACTGCTTTTCCGGCCCTGTTTTGCACACCGCAGCACGGGCTACAGCGCCCTCTGGAGCATGGACGCGGCGGAATACCTGCGCGCGCACAAGCTGGATGAGCCCGCGCCGCCCGAAGGGCTCGCCACGGGCACCTTTTTCACACTGCTGCCGCCGGAACGCTTCTTCGCGGAGCGTCCCGGCTATTACGCCGAGATTGACGGGCGCCGCGCGGCCGCGCTCGCGCTGGCGGGAGGCGAGACGCCGACGCAGCTTTGCTGCACGAACCAGGAAGCGGCGGAAACGCTCATCGCGGAACTGCTGGCGTTGCTGCGCGCGCCCGCCGATACGCTCGACGATGTGCAGCGCGCCCGTCGCGATGCCGTGCTCGCGCAAGGCGGCGAAAGACTCGTGGTTGTCGCGCCCATGCCTTGGGCGGGCGCATGTGAATGTGCTGAGTGCCGCGCGCTCGAACAGCAGGAAAACAGCGCGGCCGCCCCGCTGCTCCGGCTTGTGAATAGCGTGTCGGAAAGGGTCAAGGAAGCGTTCCCCGGCGGCGGCTACCGGGTCGCCACGTTCTGTGCGGGCGTGCGCCGCCGGCCCCCCGCGCAACTGCGCCCATGCCAGGATGTGGTTGTTTTTCTCGGCGCGGACGGCTGCGACATGGGCCGTCCGGCGGACGGCGCCGGGTCGTTGCCGAACGCGGCATTCGCCCGCGACCTGAAGGCATGGTCGGCGATTACGCCAGACCTGCGCATCTGGAATTACGCCGGAAACCAGGAAAACCCGCTGCGCCTTCACCCGGACCTGCACGTATATCGTCAGAACGGTCTATTCTATGACCAATACAATGTGTCCGGCGTGCACGTACAGGCGCGCGCGCCGGGCGTCAACGCGCCGGCGGAGATCGACGCGTTGCGCGCGTATGTGCTCGCGAAAGCACTCTGGGATCCGGATTTCCCGTGGGAACAGGCTCGGGACGATTTCATCAGCCGCTACTACGGACCCCCCGGCGCCGCGCTGCGCGGCGCGCTCGGCCTGGTTGCCGAACGCGCCCGGAAATCCGGTGCCTATCTCCATCCCCGGCAGGACGGATCTTGGCTCGATAGCGGTACCGCCGCCGCGGCCCTCACGATGCTGGATCAGGCGCTGGCCGAGGCGCCCATGGGCGACCGGCGCAACCGTCTCGAGATCGCGCGGCTCCCGTTCACGTATGCCGCGATGACATGTCCGCCTCAGGCCACGGCTGACGGCGGCCGGCTCGTGCTCGAACGCCCCTCCTGCGAGGATTGGTCTGTCTTTGCCGGCCGGCTCCGCGAACTCGGGCCGGGCATGGAGCCCGTGATCGCGCAATGCGCCGGTGCAAGTGATAACGGGTTGGCGCCGCGCCGCGAAGAGATGCCTCTGGTCGTGCTCGAAAACGGCCGTCTGCTCGTATGGCTGGCCCCGTTGCTCGACGGCCGCCTTGTCCGCTGTGTCGATAAGGCAACGGGGAACGACCTTGTGAAGAATCCGTTCGGGCAAGTGCCAGATACGCTGTTTTGGCGCGAGTGGGATTTTGCGGCCGGGGTGTCCGGCGCACCCGCCGCGCCGCGCTACGAAGTTGTGGCCCGGGACGCAACCAGCGCCGTGCTTCGGGGAACGACGGCGCAAGGCCTCACGCTGGAACGCCGCATCGCCTTGGACGTGAATGAAAACGCCCTGACCGTCGTCCTGGAGATCAGCAATGGAACGGACCGCGAAGCAGCGCCCGCCATCGGATTGCGCGCCAGCTTTGAGACGCAGGCCCTGCTCACGCCGGACATTCGCGCCAACTGGAATGGCGCATGGACGCGCTTGAGCGGCGAGGACAACCCGCTCGGCCCGCTTTGGAACGCGCGCGCGCACCGGCTCTCGGGCGTGCGCGCCTGGAATGTGCAGGCGCAAGGCGAGATAAGTGTCACAAGCGCCTTCACGTGCAGCGGAGCGGATGCGGGCAGGCCGTTCTATTGCCAGTACGACCCGCGGCATCAGCGCGTTGTGCTGGACTTTCCGCCCGTGGAAACGCTGGCGCCTGGCGCCTCCGCGACGGTTGAGGTCCGTTATGCGGTTGCCGCGGAACCGCCCGCCACTCGGGAAGATAAACCTCTGTGGCGGTTGTAG
- a CDS encoding BON domain-containing protein, giving the protein MTAITVLALLASVAGANPVVETVEDSSITARVESKFLANKHLSPLNIDTTTTGGVVTLTGSVRDEAQKQMAEELARGVPGVVDVRNELLVVPETYTERDKRGFSQRLRDRGITMNVRAVLLRDGETKGLKIGVETVNGVVTLTGIANSEEQKAKIGQSAAQASGVVRVFNNLTVHERPEMGTFQNVGRQFQDEWVEKRVETSIMVNRHVNVRDLDVEVTDGVCILTGNADSQEEKDLAGNLASAIPGVLELVNDIVVRGEGGAPVVVLEGIDPADEPL; this is encoded by the coding sequence ATGACCGCCATAACGGTGCTGGCCTTGCTGGCAAGTGTTGCGGGCGCGAATCCGGTTGTGGAAACGGTGGAAGACTCGTCGATCACCGCTCGGGTCGAGAGCAAGTTTCTCGCAAACAAGCATTTGAGTCCGCTCAATATCGACACGACCACCACGGGCGGCGTGGTCACCCTGACCGGCAGCGTCCGCGACGAGGCGCAGAAGCAGATGGCGGAAGAACTTGCGCGCGGCGTGCCCGGCGTTGTCGACGTGAGGAACGAACTGCTGGTCGTGCCGGAGACCTATACCGAGCGCGACAAGCGCGGCTTCAGCCAGCGCCTTCGGGACCGCGGCATCACGATGAACGTGCGCGCCGTGCTGTTGCGGGACGGGGAAACGAAGGGGTTGAAGATCGGCGTAGAAACCGTGAACGGCGTGGTGACATTGACCGGCATCGCGAACAGCGAAGAGCAGAAGGCGAAAATCGGCCAGTCGGCGGCGCAGGCGAGCGGCGTGGTGCGGGTATTCAACAATCTTACGGTGCATGAACGCCCTGAAATGGGCACGTTTCAAAATGTGGGCCGGCAATTCCAGGACGAATGGGTCGAGAAACGCGTCGAAACGTCGATCATGGTAAACCGGCATGTAAACGTCCGGGACCTGGACGTGGAGGTGACGGACGGCGTGTGCATATTGACCGGCAATGCCGACTCGCAGGAGGAGAAAGATTTGGCCGGGAATCTGGCAAGTGCGATACCCGGAGTGCTTGAACTCGTGAACGACATCGTGGTGCGCGGGGAAGGCGGCGCGCCCGTGGTTGTGCTCGAAGGTATCGACCCGGCCGACGAACCGCTCTGA
- a CDS encoding VCBS repeat-containing protein has translation MTFALSICLLASIEFFPEEISGLRAEAVHPLTGAVSLNCIQADLDGDGAVDLAFGHEVAFQRGGRFPREARVPLPSIEGQPILEVWAGAVYLMYPGSLAVYQWRDNRWETVLTQPAQWPSTDMTAGMLPLRGQARSALLQRRLHDLDGDGAPEIVAMSPDGAHLFRRDGAQYVSAGVLNVLPQLTLLSGPPAQVWPPESRRVVFPPREMACRLVFEADRLRVLTRVSVSDDLVRYQERQYRVQLTPEGVFAATPAVPEAETTADLPSYVQPCRLNADETMDYAGGRWEMGRGSLLPFPTYTTYATLDGGVSSTVRRSRTFRPYCSFVDFDGDGDLDMVTESSGPLSGGPREGLLRFLTSIVIQHEVAVYRQVQGAFAESPAPVCRIAIQAGQPPFVGNAMFQRYQRAALVNLSGDLNNDGYKDLVVQDRPDRLAVFLAAGYDFPDAPSCVIPFEFEATFAVADVNLDGYADVILRAVPAERGGEPCRVYFAAEALP, from the coding sequence ATGACGTTCGCGCTTTCCATATGCCTGCTTGCCTCAATCGAGTTTTTCCCCGAGGAGATATCGGGGCTGCGTGCGGAAGCCGTGCATCCCCTCACGGGCGCGGTCAGCCTCAATTGCATACAGGCGGACCTCGACGGCGACGGCGCCGTGGACTTGGCGTTCGGGCACGAGGTGGCGTTCCAGCGCGGCGGCCGCTTCCCGCGCGAAGCGCGCGTGCCGCTGCCGTCGATTGAAGGGCAGCCTATTCTGGAGGTCTGGGCGGGGGCCGTCTATCTCATGTACCCCGGAAGTCTGGCGGTGTACCAATGGCGCGACAACCGGTGGGAGACGGTCCTGACACAGCCCGCGCAATGGCCGTCCACGGATATGACCGCGGGGATGCTGCCGCTCCGTGGACAAGCGCGGTCGGCGCTGCTGCAGCGGCGCCTGCACGACCTGGACGGCGACGGCGCGCCGGAAATCGTTGCCATGAGCCCCGACGGCGCGCACCTGTTCCGCCGCGACGGCGCGCAGTACGTTTCCGCAGGCGTACTCAACGTGCTGCCGCAATTGACATTGCTGTCGGGGCCGCCCGCTCAGGTCTGGCCGCCGGAATCGCGCCGTGTCGTGTTTCCGCCGCGGGAAATGGCCTGCCGCCTTGTGTTCGAGGCTGACCGGCTTCGCGTCCTGACCCGCGTCAGTGTTTCCGACGACCTGGTCCGGTATCAGGAGCGCCAATACCGCGTTCAACTGACACCGGAAGGGGTTTTTGCGGCAACGCCGGCCGTTCCAGAGGCAGAGACCACCGCCGACTTGCCCAGCTACGTGCAGCCGTGCCGCTTGAATGCGGACGAAACGATGGATTATGCGGGCGGGCGCTGGGAAATGGGCCGCGGCAGCCTCTTGCCGTTCCCAACCTACACGACGTATGCCACGTTGGACGGCGGCGTTTCCTCTACCGTGCGCCGGTCCCGCACTTTCCGGCCGTATTGCAGTTTCGTGGATTTTGATGGCGATGGCGACCTTGACATGGTAACGGAATCTAGCGGTCCGCTGTCCGGCGGCCCGCGGGAGGGCTTACTCCGGTTCTTGACGAGTATCGTTATTCAGCATGAGGTCGCCGTGTACCGTCAGGTCCAAGGCGCGTTCGCCGAGTCGCCCGCGCCTGTTTGCCGCATTGCGATCCAAGCGGGCCAGCCGCCTTTCGTGGGGAACGCCATGTTCCAGCGGTATCAGCGGGCGGCCTTGGTCAACCTGTCCGGCGACCTGAACAACGACGGTTATAAGGACCTCGTGGTGCAGGACCGCCCGGACCGCCTGGCCGTCTTTCTCGCCGCGGGGTACGATTTCCCGGATGCGCCAAGCTGCGTCATTCCGTTCGAATTTGAGGCGACATTCGCGGTCGCCGACGTCAATCTCGACGGGTATGCGGACGTGATCCTGCGCGCAGTGCCGGCGGAACGGGGCGGTGAACCGTGCCGCGTCTATTTTGCGGCGGAGGCCCTGCCATGA
- a CDS encoding ABC transporter permease translates to MSKRIGAVYSVELSKALRRKYTYVGPALVAAAVAGSLVIRPVARDGMADYAFIANATLGALSLVGVLAILVHGAALVAAEPYGALRHTLTRPIARYEFILAKLLLGMTYAAMLTLLAGALAWGFVFLLGDRNGVLSGSELIFSEGEMTAAYVLGALLALAPQWATVAYALFWSTCTRNPLAAVLLAVGGWVAVDLLKYPLGIDAYLFTTYVERCWEVFALRADGLTAAWFPMAWQCLLASAAGGFLFTAAAIVRFRRRDLA, encoded by the coding sequence ATGAGCAAACGCATCGGGGCTGTATACTCGGTTGAATTGAGCAAGGCGCTGCGGCGCAAGTACACGTATGTGGGCCCGGCGCTGGTTGCGGCGGCGGTTGCGGGTTCGCTTGTCATACGCCCCGTCGCGCGCGACGGCATGGCCGACTATGCTTTTATCGCCAATGCCACGTTGGGCGCGCTGAGCCTTGTGGGCGTGCTGGCGATTCTGGTGCACGGCGCCGCTCTCGTGGCCGCGGAACCCTACGGCGCGTTGCGGCACACGCTGACGCGCCCCATCGCACGATACGAGTTCATTCTGGCCAAGCTGCTGCTCGGCATGACCTACGCCGCCATGCTCACGTTGCTTGCGGGCGCGCTCGCCTGGGGGTTCGTCTTCCTGCTGGGCGACCGGAACGGCGTGCTCAGCGGGAGCGAACTCATTTTCTCGGAGGGCGAGATGACCGCGGCGTATGTGCTCGGCGCGCTGCTCGCGCTCGCGCCGCAGTGGGCCACCGTAGCCTATGCGCTGTTCTGGTCCACATGCACGCGCAACCCGCTTGCCGCCGTGTTGCTCGCCGTTGGTGGCTGGGTGGCCGTGGACCTGCTCAAGTACCCGCTGGGTATCGACGCCTATTTGTTCACCACGTACGTGGAGCGGTGCTGGGAAGTGTTTGCCCTGCGCGCGGACGGACTGACAGCCGCGTGGTTCCCCATGGCTTGGCAGTGCCTGCTGGCTTCCGCGGCAGGCGGGTTTCTTTTCACGGCTGCGGCTATCGTGCGATTCCGGCGCCGTGACTTGGCCTGA
- a CDS encoding ABC transporter ATP-binding protein yields MPVVVNIDNVTKRYRANLAVSELSLTVESGHVAGLLGPDGAGKSTVLNMMSGLVRPTSGTVSLFGKDIRKSFLEVAPRIGVFVENPGFFEHLTVRRNLLLQARLAGRPVNIVRVLDWVGLVAAANERPQHLPPPLRRRLALGQALLTEPELLLLDEPFLGLDLEEVQPLFQLVRRLTEEAGVTVIFATRLMHAVEALCDHLVILREGKPLASAPAEGLLAYEPDQVEVLLDGPEAAGRRLREQPWVAHVEIKPGRLFVQLREKNVPQLNAFLVNAGFRVHGVLPRRRTLQEFLLKVTNG; encoded by the coding sequence ATGCCGGTTGTTGTAAACATCGATAACGTGACCAAGCGTTACCGCGCGAACCTGGCTGTGAGCGAACTCAGCCTCACGGTCGAGTCCGGCCACGTGGCGGGCTTGCTCGGTCCCGACGGCGCGGGCAAGAGTACCGTGTTGAACATGATGTCGGGTCTGGTGCGCCCGACGTCTGGCACGGTTTCCCTGTTCGGCAAAGATATCCGGAAGTCTTTTCTCGAGGTGGCGCCGCGGATTGGCGTGTTCGTGGAGAATCCGGGTTTTTTTGAACACTTGACCGTGCGGCGTAATCTCCTGCTGCAGGCCCGGCTCGCCGGCCGTCCGGTCAATATCGTGCGCGTCCTCGACTGGGTGGGCCTGGTCGCCGCCGCCAATGAACGGCCCCAGCACCTGCCGCCGCCGCTGCGGCGGCGCCTGGCGCTTGGGCAGGCACTGCTGACCGAGCCCGAACTGCTGCTGCTGGATGAGCCCTTTCTCGGCCTTGACCTCGAGGAAGTGCAGCCCCTTTTTCAACTGGTGCGCCGGTTGACGGAAGAAGCCGGCGTAACCGTCATCTTCGCCACGCGGCTGATGCACGCCGTCGAGGCACTCTGCGATCACCTGGTGATCCTGCGCGAAGGCAAACCGCTGGCCAGCGCGCCGGCCGAGGGGCTGCTTGCTTACGAGCCCGACCAGGTGGAGGTGTTGCTGGACGGGCCGGAAGCGGCGGGCAGACGGCTGCGCGAGCAGCCCTGGGTCGCGCACGTGGAAATCAAGCCGGGGCGCCTGTTCGTCCAATTGCGCGAGAAGAACGTGCCGCAATTGAATGCTTTCCTGGTGAACGCCGGGTTCCGCGTCCACGGGGTATTGCCGCGGCGGCGAACCCTGCAGGAGTTCCTCTTGAAGGTCACGAACGGATGA
- a CDS encoding class I SAM-dependent methyltransferase — translation MPLLSDLARARKLAWFFAGVPLEARILEIGCGDCWSRDRARAAGYRHYAGLDLRPPADFVGDIRDWRALGLAGNAYDVIVAFEVVEHVPCFAECHALLRPGGLLFITTPVPRMDSLLAVLESLHLTQRRTSAHAHLIDLRDLPLFERVALRRIAGLVQWGKFRKPAA, via the coding sequence ATGCCCTTACTCAGCGACCTGGCGCGGGCGCGGAAGTTGGCCTGGTTCTTTGCCGGCGTGCCGCTGGAAGCACGCATCCTGGAAATCGGGTGCGGCGACTGCTGGTCGCGCGACCGCGCGCGCGCCGCGGGTTACCGGCATTACGCCGGACTCGACCTGCGGCCGCCCGCCGATTTCGTGGGCGATATCCGCGACTGGCGCGCGCTCGGGCTTGCCGGGAACGCATACGACGTCATCGTGGCCTTCGAAGTGGTCGAACACGTGCCCTGCTTCGCCGAATGCCACGCGTTACTCCGGCCCGGCGGTCTGCTTTTCATCACCACGCCTGTCCCACGCATGGATTCCTTGTTGGCGGTGCTCGAATCTCTTCACTTGACCCAGCGGCGCACGAGCGCGCACGCCCACCTGATCGACCTGCGGGACCTCCCGCTCTTCGAGCGCGTTGCGCTGCGGCGGATTGCCGGACTCGTGCAATGGGGCAAGTTCCGCAAGCCCGCCGCGTAA
- a CDS encoding glycosyltransferase family 39 protein — translation MVRLALLIALLGFHFVANLWYLRVDNHVIRTDEETHMLTARQYYDTFALQDHDNLLTALTAMAGIPPSNPAHPPLLPMLGAALAGLFGYSVDAFALVNTFLFLALLLGCLAISRRFLDPWSALFATFVVSFTPSVFHASRFFMTDYPAAAIVVWSVYALLRSNGFRHLGWVMLFGLLTGLGILTRTVTFLYYLIPAAVVFVSGLLGAWRSRAEQGEAGRPWRLFLHGVVAVAMSAVVFTPWYFHNLEQFYHYWVYEHAGGTGGPLTVSLETSGQPAPPAAQPAPSAPPAAEPAPLNGAAIQLAGPVAAPAEKPASWRDRLRGLIERRQPGTRYLVHIVNNNLFLPLSMLALAGILLVPCMRRFRSFPSVMLLLWAIGGCALMTLLIKYSVARYALPVAPALGMLAALPVLALPRRTWRAAAMIVLAAYLGFVYGNLTFASYGAAARLYVPLYPDAGIQKGYDDPGLAVFKDTLTYGFSFSGLGPAARETYRPGDAVNTVQECNFQARLLRAMARQERHRKVLTGQYANYQRLGREMRGMELIERHFWPPPNPYLDRSLAPEDLPARRLRSVRMAITTEDLVAKLPQTDYVAYAVVASDEARELAWQRFLKERGFELVERFTIERFGCVPARVYGVMARTETAVITIDSTDDIDGLNLFELYDLKSSHQFPRLRPDMQDYTVRHFVELLQKQNYPPLQQINEALTYIGAEVAEIHDGEFRFWFIFQVSQPIEKDWRVFLHGRVTSEYLHFLPEEKRTQGYEDWNFNPDPPTSGWPVGDYVIITRTIMPAPIPYSFKLGFFTREDGDFGRGVNVGMVDFSQYTDQ, via the coding sequence ATGGTGCGGCTGGCTTTGCTGATAGCATTGCTGGGTTTCCATTTCGTGGCGAATCTCTGGTACTTGCGCGTGGACAATCACGTCATCCGCACGGATGAAGAGACGCACATGCTCACCGCGCGGCAGTATTACGACACGTTTGCGCTCCAGGACCATGACAATCTGCTGACGGCGTTGACCGCCATGGCCGGCATCCCTCCAAGCAATCCGGCGCATCCGCCGCTGTTGCCTATGCTGGGGGCGGCGCTGGCCGGCCTCTTCGGATACAGCGTGGATGCATTCGCGCTGGTCAATACGTTCCTGTTCCTGGCGCTGTTGCTGGGCTGCCTGGCCATTTCGCGGCGTTTTCTCGATCCGTGGTCCGCGTTGTTCGCGACGTTTGTGGTCAGTTTCACGCCCAGCGTGTTTCACGCGTCCCGTTTCTTCATGACGGACTACCCCGCGGCCGCGATTGTCGTGTGGTCGGTCTATGCGTTGTTGCGCAGCAACGGGTTCCGCCATCTGGGTTGGGTGATGCTTTTCGGCCTGCTGACGGGGCTCGGCATCCTGACGCGCACGGTCACGTTCCTGTATTACCTCATACCGGCGGCGGTCGTGTTCGTGTCCGGTCTGCTGGGCGCGTGGCGTTCGCGCGCGGAACAGGGAGAAGCGGGGCGGCCATGGCGGCTGTTCCTGCACGGAGTAGTGGCCGTGGCCATGAGCGCGGTCGTCTTCACGCCCTGGTATTTCCATAATCTTGAACAGTTTTACCACTACTGGGTGTACGAACATGCAGGCGGCACGGGCGGTCCGTTGACCGTGTCGCTGGAGACATCCGGTCAGCCCGCGCCGCCCGCGGCGCAGCCGGCCCCGTCCGCGCCGCCCGCCGCGGAACCGGCGCCTCTGAACGGCGCCGCCATTCAACTCGCCGGCCCGGTTGCGGCGCCGGCTGAGAAACCGGCTTCGTGGAGGGACCGGTTGCGGGGCCTGATTGAGCGGCGGCAGCCGGGGACGCGCTACCTGGTGCACATCGTTAACAACAATCTGTTCTTGCCGTTGTCCATGCTTGCCCTGGCGGGCATCCTGCTGGTGCCGTGCATGCGGCGTTTCCGGTCTTTTCCGTCGGTGATGCTGCTCTTGTGGGCCATTGGCGGCTGCGCGCTCATGACGTTGCTGATCAAGTACTCGGTAGCGCGATACGCGCTGCCCGTGGCGCCCGCGCTGGGAATGCTGGCCGCGCTTCCCGTGCTCGCGTTGCCGCGCCGCACGTGGCGCGCCGCCGCGATGATCGTGCTGGCGGCGTATCTCGGGTTTGTCTATGGCAACCTGACCTTCGCCTCGTACGGCGCCGCTGCCCGTCTCTATGTTCCCCTCTATCCCGACGCTGGCATACAGAAGGGCTACGATGACCCGGGTCTCGCGGTCTTCAAGGACACGCTGACGTATGGTTTCTCTTTCTCCGGGCTGGGACCGGCCGCTCGGGAGACCTATCGTCCCGGCGACGCCGTGAACACTGTCCAGGAGTGTAATTTCCAAGCGCGGCTGCTGCGCGCCATGGCGCGCCAGGAACGGCACCGGAAAGTGCTGACGGGTCAGTACGCGAATTACCAGCGCCTCGGCCGCGAAATGCGCGGCATGGAATTGATCGAGCGGCATTTCTGGCCGCCGCCGAATCCCTATCTCGACCGTTCGCTGGCGCCGGAAGATCTGCCCGCGCGGCGGCTTCGCAGCGTGCGCATGGCAATTACGACCGAGGACCTCGTCGCAAAGCTTCCCCAGACGGATTACGTGGCCTACGCGGTTGTCGCAAGCGACGAAGCCCGGGAACTCGCTTGGCAGCGTTTTCTGAAGGAGCGCGGCTTCGAGCTTGTGGAACGGTTTACCATTGAACGCTTTGGCTGCGTGCCCGCACGGGTCTACGGGGTGATGGCGCGGACGGAGACCGCCGTCATTACCATCGATTCGACGGACGACATTGATGGTCTGAACCTGTTCGAGTTGTATGACTTGAAATCGTCGCATCAATTCCCGCGGCTGCGTCCGGACATGCAGGATTACACGGTGCGCCACTTTGTCGAGCTTTTGCAGAAACAGAACTACCCGCCGCTACAGCAAATAAACGAAGCCCTCACGTATATCGGCGCGGAAGTGGCGGAGATCCATGACGGGGAATTCCGTTTCTGGTTCATTTTCCAGGTCTCCCAGCCTATCGAGAAAGACTGGCGCGTATTCCTGCACGGACGCGTGACTTCGGAGTATCTCCATTTCCTTCCGGAAGAGAAGCGGACTCAAGGCTATGAAGACTGGAACTTCAACCCCGACCCGCCGACCAGCGGCTGGCCCGTGGGCGACTACGTGATCATCACGCGCACGATTATGCCCGCCCCGATTCCATACTCCTTCAAGCTTGGTTTTTTCACAAGAGAAGACGGCGATTTTGGGCGCGGCGTGAACGTGGGCATGGTCGATTTCAGTCAGTACACGGACCAATAA